From the Streptomyces sp. NBC_00390 genome, the window GCGTCGTCGAGCTGCTGGCCGCGGAAGAAGAGCGCCTTGTGCTCGAGCAGAGCCGCGTTGATCTCCGAGACGATGGCCGGGTCGAGGTCGGTGGAGATGTCGACGCCGAGGACCTCCGCGCCGATACGGCCGCCGACGCGGCGGATGTCGAAACCGGTATCAGATTTTTGAACCACTCTTGACCTGCAGCTTTCCAGGGATTGCACTGAAAAGCGGACAACTCGGCGCCCTTGGGAGTCAGTGAGCACCTCTCGGTGCGTCCATGTGCTCCCGTGGGAGCACGGCTGCGGAGCGGCCGCGATGCTCGGTTGCGCCGTGAGTGCAGAACAGACTGACCGTCGGCGTGACGAGTTCTCGAGTGGATCCCGTGGCGGCGGTGACAGGCAGCGTTTCGGCGAGGGTTGTGGAGCTCGGCGGCGTTCTGTGTAGATCTTGGCAGATCATGTCGTAACTCTGGAGAGTTGTCGTATCCTGATAGTCGAGTTGGCGCGGGGGAGAACGCGGCGATGAGATGACGGATACGACCGAGAAGCCCAAGGGTCCGAACATGACCCTGGACGAGCTACTTGCACTGCCGCCGACCGTGAACGTAGTGACGGCGGCTCGGGCGCTGGGTATCAGCGGGCACAAGGCATACGCCTTGATCAAGAACGGCAAGTTCCCTGTGGGGGTGCTGCCCCTTGGCCGCACGGTAAGAGTGCCAACAGCGGCACTCTTGGCAGTCCTCGGGGTGACGCTGCCGCAGCGGTGAGGTGCCCTACCGGCAAATCTGAGTTGGGTTCGACCCGAAGCCAGTGTTGTGACCTATGATTCGGCTGCCGCTGGGGGAGGCACGAGAGAGAAGGGACGGGACCGCATGCCACGGCTCTACGGCTTCGATGACCCCTCGCGGCGTCGGCTCCGCGACGGCGAGGTTGGAGCGATCCGGCAGGCGGTTAGCCGCGCGCTCGTCGCGGGTGAGTCCAACGCTGAAATTGCGCAGTGGATGAACGGCGAAGGCTACAGGGGCACGCTAGGGTCCAGCTGGACCAGCATGACGGTGGGGCGCCTGTTTAAGAATCCGGCCATAGCGGGCCTCATGCGTGATGACTCTGGACGTCTCGTCGCTGCTGGCCATCCTTCGATCATCACCGTCGAGGAGTTCAGCGCCCTGCAGGAGCGGGACAAGAAGCGCAAGACGGCAGACCGGGTTCCCGCGTATGCGTACTTCTTGTCGGCTGGTCTGGCCAGGTGCGGGAACTGCGGTCAGGAACTGACGGGTGCCCGGAATAACACGGGAACCGCCGGATATCGCTGCCGTCCTTCAGAGAAGGACGGTCGCGGGGGGTGTGGCACGGTACGT encodes:
- a CDS encoding recombinase family protein, with the protein product MPRLYGFDDPSRRRLRDGEVGAIRQAVSRALVAGESNAEIAQWMNGEGYRGTLGSSWTSMTVGRLFKNPAIAGLMRDDSGRLVAAGHPSIITVEEFSALQERDKKRKTADRVPAYAYFLSAGLARCGNCGQELTGARNNTGTAGYRCRPSEKDGRGGCGTVRIQAELLETYVAEYVLAELLKPEVGERIVQAIDAANGQVAKLKNDINVMEARRADLAGPYARGEIRRDAFVAADQEISMQVKALRDRLRYAEQLTSVSFGGVHDLVKWWDTAPAASKRALVMIFLEKLEVFAASSRGVRTIEPGRVKLHWRSGGSGPGASSS
- a CDS encoding helix-turn-helix transcriptional regulator, whose amino-acid sequence is MTDTTEKPKGPNMTLDELLALPPTVNVVTAARALGISGHKAYALIKNGKFPVGVLPLGRTVRVPTAALLAVLGVTLPQR